In Chitinophaga nivalis, a single genomic region encodes these proteins:
- the deoC gene encoding deoxyribose-phosphate aldolase: MNINRYIDHTILKPTTVLEDIKQLCMQCVEYDFAAACVPPPYVKLAKQFLGATNTKVATVIGFPFGYSAIEAKVAETVLAIVDGADELDVVINISAIKNNDWEYLEKEIAHLMYIVREKQKVIKIIIESGILLEEEIVKCCQLYSKYGVDFMKTSTGYAEKGATVEAVKLMRANLPENIQIKASGGIRTFAFAAELIAAGATRIGASASVNIVEESRKAGAQ, translated from the coding sequence ATGAATATAAATCGCTATATAGACCATACGATATTAAAACCTACGACTGTACTGGAAGATATCAAACAACTCTGTATGCAATGTGTGGAATATGATTTTGCTGCGGCATGTGTTCCGCCGCCATATGTGAAATTAGCCAAACAGTTTTTAGGTGCTACCAACACCAAAGTAGCTACCGTGATAGGATTCCCGTTCGGGTACTCCGCCATAGAAGCCAAAGTAGCGGAAACAGTATTGGCTATAGTAGACGGGGCAGATGAGCTGGATGTAGTGATTAATATCTCTGCTATCAAAAATAATGACTGGGAATACCTGGAAAAAGAGATCGCTCACCTGATGTATATTGTCCGGGAAAAGCAAAAAGTGATCAAGATCATTATCGAAAGTGGCATATTATTGGAAGAAGAGATCGTGAAATGCTGCCAGCTGTATAGTAAGTATGGCGTGGATTTCATGAAAACATCTACCGGATATGCAGAAAAAGGCGCTACCGTGGAAGCCGTGAAGCTGATGCGTGCCAACCTGCCGGAGAATATACAGATAAAAGCTTCCGGAGGGATTCGTACCTTTGCTTTTGCAGCAGAGCTGATAGCCGCCGGAGCTACGCGTATCGGAGCCAGTGCCAGTGTGAATATCGTGGAAGAGAGCAGGAAAGCCGGCGCACAATAA
- a CDS encoding SPOR domain-containing protein, with translation MQKLFVLVCCLLGSSWAMAQDYASTASNGNVKVIKDSRVDVLIKKQIYINTLAIRNQSGFRVQVISTNKRGDANEAKAKVMQLYSDYRTYMDYQAPYFKVRVGDFKSREEASELRDKLSGLFSGGVFVVPAIINVSPDKELSNEEPY, from the coding sequence ATGCAAAAATTATTTGTCCTGGTTTGCTGTTTGTTGGGAAGCAGTTGGGCGATGGCACAGGATTATGCATCCACTGCCTCCAATGGAAATGTGAAAGTGATTAAAGATAGCCGTGTGGATGTACTGATTAAAAAACAGATCTATATTAACACACTGGCTATTCGTAACCAATCCGGGTTCCGGGTACAGGTGATTTCCACCAACAAACGTGGCGACGCAAACGAAGCAAAAGCCAAGGTAATGCAGCTCTACAGCGATTACCGTACCTATATGGATTATCAGGCTCCCTATTTCAAAGTGCGCGTAGGCGATTTCAAAAGCCGCGAAGAGGCCAGCGAATTGCGCGACAAATTATCCGGCCTGTTTTCAGGCGGCGTATTTGTAGTGCCCGCCATCATCAACGTGTCACCGGATAAAGAACTATCTAATGAAGAACCGTATTAA
- a CDS encoding M20 metallopeptidase family protein: protein MKNRIKALAQAYAPAFTAIRRHIHSHPELSFEEYETSRFIQEKLTEFGVPFKAGIAGTGVIALIEGKNPASKIIALRADIDALPITEANDVPYKSLRTGVMHACGHDVHTTCVLGAAKILHELRDEFEGTVKILFQPGEEKHPGGASIMIEEGALENPRPDAILGMHVQPTMEAGKLGFRGGKYMASADEIYITIKGKGGHAATPHLTVDTILVASQLVVSLQQVISRNNNPFSPSVLSICAFNGGFTTNVIPSEVKLMGTFRAMDETWRFKAHELIRKQAVGIAEAMGAEIDIEILVGYPTLYNNEDVTAKARGLAEDYLGLANVEDTELRMGAEDFAFYSQQVPACFFRLGTGNVARGITSGVHTPTFDIDESAIEVGMGTMAYLATQF, encoded by the coding sequence ATGAAGAACCGTATTAAAGCGCTGGCCCAAGCCTATGCACCAGCATTTACCGCTATCAGGCGTCATATACACTCGCACCCCGAGTTATCCTTCGAGGAATATGAAACATCCCGGTTTATACAGGAAAAACTAACGGAGTTTGGTGTCCCGTTTAAAGCGGGTATTGCAGGTACCGGTGTGATTGCCCTCATAGAAGGGAAAAATCCGGCATCTAAAATCATCGCCCTCCGCGCCGATATTGATGCCTTACCGATTACAGAAGCCAACGACGTTCCTTATAAATCACTGCGTACCGGTGTGATGCACGCCTGCGGACATGATGTACATACCACCTGTGTACTGGGAGCGGCGAAGATATTACACGAACTGAGAGATGAATTTGAAGGTACCGTGAAAATACTCTTTCAGCCAGGTGAAGAAAAACATCCGGGTGGCGCCAGTATTATGATTGAAGAAGGCGCGCTGGAGAATCCGCGTCCGGATGCTATTCTGGGTATGCACGTACAACCTACCATGGAAGCCGGCAAACTCGGATTCCGGGGAGGTAAATACATGGCCAGTGCAGATGAAATCTATATTACCATCAAAGGGAAAGGCGGGCACGCTGCTACACCTCATCTGACGGTAGACACTATTCTGGTGGCCTCTCAGCTGGTAGTAAGTCTGCAGCAGGTCATCTCCCGAAATAATAATCCGTTCTCCCCTTCTGTATTATCCATCTGTGCTTTCAACGGTGGTTTCACTACCAATGTGATTCCCAGTGAAGTAAAGCTGATGGGTACTTTCCGGGCAATGGACGAAACCTGGCGTTTTAAAGCGCATGAGCTGATCCGCAAACAGGCAGTAGGTATTGCAGAAGCCATGGGTGCGGAAATAGATATTGAAATACTGGTAGGATATCCGACGCTGTATAACAATGAAGACGTAACGGCGAAAGCCCGTGGCCTGGCGGAAGATTACCTGGGACTGGCGAATGTAGAAGATACAGAACTCCGGATGGGAGCAGAGGATTTTGCTTTCTACTCTCAGCAGGTACCGGCTTGCTTTTTCCGGTTAGGTACCGGTAATGTGGCCCGGGGCATTACTTCCGGTGTACACACCCCTACTTTTGATATTGATGAAAGTGCCATTGAAGTTGGTATGGGAACGATGGCTTATCTGGCTACGCAGTTCTGA
- a CDS encoding GntR family transcriptional regulator, whose translation MEFKDSQAIYLQIADYICEQVLLNKWPAEERIPSVRELAVTLEVNPNTVMRTCELLQQQEIIYNKRGIGYFISSDAIKKIRQYKKQAFIAQELPSFFRSLYLLDIDLEELKPHFEKFKKSNFK comes from the coding sequence ATGGAATTTAAAGATTCACAAGCCATATACCTGCAGATAGCAGATTACATCTGCGAACAGGTATTGCTCAATAAGTGGCCGGCGGAAGAGCGGATTCCATCTGTCAGAGAACTGGCAGTAACCCTGGAGGTAAATCCCAACACCGTCATGCGTACCTGTGAGCTGTTGCAACAACAGGAAATCATTTATAATAAAAGAGGAATCGGCTATTTCATCAGCAGTGATGCCATCAAAAAAATAAGGCAATATAAAAAACAGGCTTTCATTGCCCAGGAACTGCCCAGTTTTTTCCGTAGTCTTTACCTGCTGGATATAGACCTGGAGGAACTAAAACCTCATTTCGAAAAATTCAAAAAATCTAATTTTAAATAA
- a CDS encoding ABC transporter ATP-binding protein, with protein MVNIQSLTFSYQKKKPLFTGLNLQLEAGHIYGLLGKNGAGKSTLLKQIAGLLFPDSGTCEVMGRPSALRQPAFLQEIFLVPEEFYLPKVTVKQYVKVYAPFYPRFDETAFNSYLQEFDIPGSQRLTEMSYGQKKKVLISFALATNTRLLIMDEPTNGLDIPSKSQFRKVIAAAVSEEKCIMISTHQVRDLDNLIDSIVVIDAHQIIFREEVQTVTEKLTFKTVSHLEDTPHILYADTSLRGHTVITKNTGEEHSKMDMELLFNAILKNQSSIREIFR; from the coding sequence ATGGTCAACATACAATCGCTCACCTTTAGTTACCAGAAAAAAAAGCCGCTCTTCACAGGACTAAACCTGCAGCTGGAAGCAGGCCACATCTATGGATTGCTGGGAAAAAACGGCGCCGGTAAATCCACCTTACTGAAACAAATCGCCGGCCTCCTGTTTCCCGACAGCGGCACCTGTGAAGTCATGGGTCGTCCCTCCGCACTCCGCCAGCCAGCCTTCCTGCAGGAAATATTCCTGGTACCGGAAGAATTTTACCTGCCTAAAGTAACGGTGAAACAGTATGTAAAGGTATATGCCCCCTTTTATCCCCGCTTCGATGAAACTGCCTTTAACAGCTACCTGCAGGAATTCGACATCCCCGGCAGTCAACGGCTGACAGAAATGTCGTATGGTCAGAAGAAAAAAGTGCTGATCAGCTTTGCTCTGGCCACCAACACCCGGCTGCTGATTATGGACGAACCGACCAACGGCCTGGATATCCCTTCCAAGAGCCAGTTCCGCAAAGTCATTGCTGCTGCAGTCAGTGAAGAAAAGTGTATCATGATCTCCACCCACCAGGTGCGCGATCTCGATAACCTCATCGACAGCATCGTGGTAATTGATGCCCACCAGATCATTTTCCGGGAAGAAGTGCAGACAGTAACCGAAAAACTTACGTTCAAAACAGTCAGTCACCTGGAAGACACACCTCACATCCTGTATGCCGACACCTCTTTACGCGGCCACACTGTCATCACCAAAAATACCGGAGAAGAACACAGTAAAATGGATATGGAACTGCTCTTCAACGCCATCCTGAAAAATCAATCTTCTATCCGGGAAATATTCCGCTAA
- the glyA gene encoding serine hydroxymethyltransferase, whose amino-acid sequence MQRDQQIFDLINLELERQRHGLELIASENFTSLQVMQAMGNVMTNKYAEGYPGKRYYAGCEIVDQSEQLAIDRAKQIFGAAYVNVQPHSGAQANAAVMLAILQPGDKILGLDLSMGGHLTHGSAVNYSGKLYQPHFYGVNRETGLVEYDKMEQIAHQEKPKLIVCGASAYSRDWDYKRIREIADQVGAFVLADIAHPAGLIAKGLLNSPFEHCHFVTTTTHKTLRGPRGGMIMLGKDFENPFGLKTPKGEIRLMSSLIDTAVFPGIQGGPLEHVIAAKAVSFFEILSDDYDVYAKQMLKNSQSMAKSFVSKGYQIISGGTDNHLMLIDLRNKNISGKKAEQTLVKADITVNKNMVPFDDKSAFVTSGIRIGVPAITSRGLNEGHMGQIVDWIDQLLLDADNEGLITKVRGEVNTFMQQFALYPELGK is encoded by the coding sequence ATGCAAAGAGATCAGCAAATATTTGATTTAATCAACCTGGAGTTGGAGCGTCAGCGCCACGGTCTTGAATTGATCGCGTCTGAAAACTTTACCAGTTTACAGGTAATGCAGGCGATGGGTAATGTGATGACAAATAAATACGCAGAAGGTTATCCAGGAAAAAGATACTATGCCGGCTGTGAAATAGTAGATCAAAGTGAACAACTGGCCATTGACAGGGCTAAACAAATATTCGGCGCAGCATATGTAAATGTGCAACCACATTCCGGCGCACAGGCCAATGCTGCTGTAATGCTCGCCATCCTGCAACCCGGCGATAAAATCCTGGGCCTGGACCTGAGCATGGGCGGACACCTCACACACGGTTCTGCGGTAAACTACTCCGGTAAACTCTATCAGCCTCACTTCTACGGTGTTAACAGAGAAACCGGCCTGGTAGAATACGATAAAATGGAGCAGATCGCCCACCAGGAAAAACCCAAACTGATTGTTTGTGGCGCTTCTGCCTACAGCCGCGACTGGGATTACAAACGTATCCGCGAAATCGCTGATCAGGTAGGTGCTTTTGTACTGGCTGATATTGCGCACCCTGCAGGGTTGATTGCAAAAGGCTTACTGAACTCTCCGTTCGAACATTGCCATTTTGTAACCACTACCACCCACAAAACACTGCGTGGACCTCGTGGCGGTATGATCATGCTGGGTAAGGATTTTGAAAATCCATTCGGCCTGAAAACACCAAAAGGTGAAATCCGTCTTATGAGCTCCCTCATCGACACAGCTGTATTCCCTGGTATCCAGGGTGGTCCGCTGGAACACGTGATTGCAGCGAAAGCCGTATCCTTCTTCGAAATCCTCTCCGATGACTACGATGTATACGCCAAACAAATGCTGAAAAACTCCCAGTCTATGGCGAAGAGCTTTGTCAGCAAAGGCTATCAGATCATCTCCGGCGGTACCGACAACCACCTGATGCTGATTGACCTGCGTAACAAAAATATCTCCGGTAAAAAAGCAGAACAAACACTCGTAAAAGCCGATATCACCGTGAATAAAAACATGGTACCATTCGACGATAAATCTGCCTTCGTGACTTCCGGTATCCGTATTGGTGTACCTGCTATCACTTCCCGTGGCCTCAACGAAGGACACATGGGCCAGATCGTTGACTGGATCGATCAGCTGCTGCTGGACGCTGACAATGAAGGCCTCATTACGAAAGTAAGAGGTGAAGTAAATACCTTCATGCAACAGTTTGCCCTCTATCCTGAATTAGGAAAATAA
- a CDS encoding sugar phosphate nucleotidyltransferase: MKAIIPVAGAGTKLRPHTYTQPKALIPLAGRTILSIIVDQLVEAGINEFVFVVGYLGEKIQHYVEKKYPELTCHFVQQNSREGTGHALLLTREVVGDDEVLIVLGDTICECDIKEVIDAPYSMLGLKKVDDPRNFGVAELDEQGSITRVVEKPQIPKSNLALVGLYKIKETREMFECLQNNVDNRIKSHDEYQLTDALECMIARGVRFNAFKVSNWFDCGRKDTLLETNAILLKKYKLANNPVLPYENTIVIPPVSIGEGCNIKNAIIGPNVAVGDNTVINYSIVRDSIIGSFSNLYEVVLKSSLIGSDANIRGLSQSLNIGDNTEIDLG, translated from the coding sequence ATGAAGGCAATAATACCAGTGGCAGGGGCAGGCACCAAGCTTCGTCCACACACATACACACAACCCAAAGCATTAATACCCTTAGCAGGTCGCACGATTCTCAGTATCATCGTAGATCAGCTGGTAGAGGCTGGCATTAATGAATTTGTTTTTGTAGTGGGCTACCTCGGTGAGAAAATACAGCATTATGTGGAGAAGAAATATCCTGAGCTGACCTGTCATTTTGTACAGCAGAACAGCCGGGAAGGTACAGGGCATGCTTTATTACTGACAAGAGAAGTAGTCGGTGATGATGAAGTGTTGATTGTTTTGGGAGATACCATTTGCGAATGCGATATCAAAGAAGTGATTGACGCGCCCTATTCCATGCTGGGATTGAAGAAGGTGGATGATCCGCGGAACTTTGGGGTAGCAGAACTGGATGAACAGGGTAGTATTACCCGCGTGGTGGAAAAACCGCAGATTCCGAAGTCAAACCTTGCACTGGTGGGACTTTACAAGATCAAGGAAACCCGTGAAATGTTCGAGTGCCTGCAGAATAATGTAGACAACAGAATTAAATCACATGATGAGTATCAGCTCACAGATGCACTGGAATGCATGATTGCGCGCGGGGTACGTTTCAATGCCTTTAAAGTAAGCAACTGGTTCGACTGCGGTCGTAAAGACACCCTGCTGGAAACCAATGCTATTCTCCTGAAAAAATATAAGCTCGCCAACAATCCGGTGTTGCCTTATGAAAATACCATTGTCATTCCACCGGTAAGCATCGGGGAAGGCTGTAATATCAAAAATGCGATCATTGGCCCTAATGTGGCCGTTGGTGATAATACCGTGATCAATTATTCTATTGTAAGAGACTCCATCATCGGGTCGTTCAGTAACCTGTATGAAGTGGTGTTGAAATCTTCCCTGATCGGCAGTGATGCCAATATCCGCGGGCTTAGTCAAAGCCTGAATATCGGAGACAATACAGAAATAGACCTGGGTTAA
- a CDS encoding NAD(P)H-dependent flavin oxidoreductase — translation MNNRITSLFHIQYPVIQAGMIWASGWRLASAVSNAGGLGLIGAGSMYPDVLREHIRLCRQATDKPFGVNVPLLYPDIEQLIQIILEEKVPVVFTSAGNPKTWTPVLKAAGVTVVHVVSSAAFALKSEAAGVDAVVAEGFEAGGHNGREETTTMVLIPAVCEQVKIPVIAAGGIGCGKAMAAAFALGAEGVQIGSRFVTTPEASSHINFKQAIVNAKEGDTMLSLKKLTPVRLIKNHFYNTVKAAEDDGADVETLKALLGRARAKTGMFEGNMEEGELEIGQVSALIHDIKPAAEIVQEIMTTFEQTIQRLQAIR, via the coding sequence ATGAACAATCGAATCACTTCTTTATTCCATATTCAGTATCCGGTTATCCAGGCAGGGATGATCTGGGCAAGTGGCTGGCGTTTAGCCAGTGCCGTGAGTAATGCCGGTGGCCTGGGGCTGATCGGCGCCGGCAGCATGTATCCGGACGTATTGCGGGAACATATCCGGCTGTGCCGCCAGGCCACGGATAAGCCTTTTGGTGTGAACGTACCCCTGTTGTACCCGGACATCGAACAGCTGATACAGATTATCCTGGAAGAAAAAGTACCTGTGGTATTTACTTCTGCCGGTAATCCCAAAACCTGGACCCCTGTACTGAAAGCAGCCGGTGTAACCGTTGTACATGTGGTATCCAGTGCCGCCTTTGCGTTGAAAAGTGAAGCCGCCGGCGTAGATGCCGTGGTGGCAGAAGGTTTTGAAGCCGGCGGGCACAATGGCCGCGAAGAAACAACGACCATGGTATTGATTCCGGCGGTATGCGAACAGGTGAAAATACCAGTGATTGCAGCGGGAGGAATCGGCTGTGGCAAGGCGATGGCAGCAGCTTTTGCCCTGGGGGCAGAAGGGGTGCAGATCGGTAGTCGTTTTGTGACCACGCCGGAAGCATCTTCCCATATCAATTTCAAACAGGCCATTGTCAATGCCAAAGAAGGTGATACCATGTTAAGCCTGAAAAAACTGACACCGGTACGGCTGATCAAAAATCACTTTTACAATACGGTAAAAGCGGCAGAAGATGACGGTGCGGATGTAGAGACCCTCAAGGCATTATTGGGGCGTGCAAGGGCTAAAACAGGCATGTTTGAAGGGAATATGGAAGAGGGAGAACTCGAGATAGGTCAGGTAAGTGCCCTGATACATGATATAAAACCAGCTGCGGAAATTGTGCAGGAAATCATGACTACTTTTGAACAAACCATACAACGGTTACAGGCTATCAGGTAA
- a CDS encoding ABC transporter permease: MEKIWLIIKREFLTRVRKRSFLVVTLLVPLAFAAMLIVPILLATSNSEKQRIAVIDRSGLFANKFPDANGIYFKYLPDQSPDSLKKHYEEKGYNGVLFIPAIDINRPSGIEFYSNGQASVSLESNINRNINDIIEKKRMELQGIDQSRLDGIRSDISAEFKNGKEEQKGSSWVAYAVGYASGFMIYIVLLLFGTSVMRGVMEEKVNRIAEVMISSVKPFQLMMGKIIGIAAVGLLQFMIWGVLIGIIYTLIPLFLSPETIQAASQGGAMAQGDQAEAAAAFSKIREIMGNIHWSLLISCFIFYFLGGYLFYAALFAAVGSLVNEDATDIQQLSFPVSVPIIIGIMIMMKAVHDPSSSLAVWGSILPFTSPMVMMARLPYGVPGTVPYWQLGLSFVSLIGGFIFTTWIAGRIYRTGILLYGKKITLKEAAKWVTRKS, translated from the coding sequence ATGGAAAAAATATGGCTCATTATAAAACGGGAATTTCTGACCCGTGTGCGCAAACGCTCTTTCCTGGTGGTGACCCTGCTGGTGCCACTGGCCTTTGCCGCCATGCTCATTGTACCTATATTGCTGGCCACCAGTAACAGTGAAAAACAACGCATTGCCGTCATAGACCGCAGTGGTCTCTTTGCCAACAAATTTCCGGATGCCAATGGTATTTACTTCAAATACCTGCCAGACCAATCACCGGACAGCCTCAAAAAACATTATGAGGAAAAAGGTTATAATGGTGTATTGTTTATTCCGGCTATAGACATTAACCGGCCTTCCGGCATCGAATTTTACAGCAACGGACAAGCAAGCGTATCGCTGGAAAGTAATATCAACCGCAACATCAATGATATCATTGAAAAGAAACGGATGGAACTGCAGGGGATTGATCAATCCAGGCTCGATGGCATCCGTTCTGATATTTCAGCCGAATTCAAAAACGGAAAGGAAGAACAAAAAGGCAGCTCCTGGGTGGCCTATGCCGTAGGCTATGCCAGCGGTTTTATGATCTACATTGTATTACTGCTGTTTGGTACTTCGGTGATGAGAGGGGTGATGGAAGAGAAAGTAAACCGGATTGCAGAAGTGATGATCTCCAGTGTGAAACCTTTCCAGCTGATGATGGGAAAAATTATCGGTATTGCTGCCGTAGGGTTGCTGCAATTCATGATCTGGGGCGTACTGATTGGTATCATCTATACCCTGATACCTTTATTCCTCTCGCCGGAAACTATCCAGGCGGCCAGTCAGGGTGGCGCCATGGCCCAGGGCGATCAGGCGGAAGCCGCCGCTGCTTTCAGCAAGATCCGGGAAATTATGGGTAACATCCACTGGAGCTTACTCATCAGCTGTTTTATTTTCTACTTCCTGGGCGGTTATCTGTTTTATGCAGCACTGTTTGCAGCTGTAGGCAGTCTGGTCAACGAAGATGCCACCGATATCCAACAACTGTCTTTCCCCGTTTCCGTGCCTATCATCATTGGTATTATGATCATGATGAAAGCGGTGCACGATCCTTCCAGTTCGCTGGCCGTATGGGGTAGTATCCTGCCGTTTACGTCGCCGATGGTAATGATGGCCAGGTTGCCTTACGGCGTACCTGGTACCGTACCTTACTGGCAGCTGGGACTTTCTTTTGTGTCGCTGATAGGCGGTTTTATCTTTACTACCTGGATAGCCGGCAGAATATACCGTACCGGCATTCTCCTGTATGGTAAAAAAATTACGCTGAAAGAAGCGGCCAAATGGGTGACCAGAAAATCTTAA
- a CDS encoding ABC transporter ATP-binding protein, giving the protein MNLLEVKHLKKHYETHKAVDDVSFDIQQGSIFGLLGPNGAGKTTLLRMITGIFYPDEGEILFNGHPFDPRNDTRFIGYMPEERGLYKKMKVGEQTLYLARLKGMSEKDARQKIKYWFDKFEISSWWNKRVDELSKGMQQKVQFISTILHQPSLLILDEPFSGLDPINANLIKEEIFRLSQEGTTIIFSTHRMEQVEEICDHIMLVNQGHKILDGSVKEIRQRFKQGLFRIGLGVTPNAAQMATYHFTIVQVEEQGYTLKINEDSNTNDILLHFIRQDIPVTYFQEILPSINEVFITQVKLTENGAPQAPVVQFT; this is encoded by the coding sequence ATGAATCTACTCGAAGTCAAACACCTGAAAAAACATTATGAAACCCACAAAGCGGTAGATGATGTAAGCTTTGACATTCAGCAGGGAAGTATCTTCGGTTTGCTGGGGCCCAATGGCGCCGGCAAAACCACCCTCCTGCGCATGATCACTGGCATCTTCTATCCGGATGAAGGGGAAATATTGTTTAACGGTCATCCTTTTGATCCACGGAATGATACCCGGTTTATTGGCTATATGCCGGAAGAAAGAGGACTGTATAAAAAAATGAAAGTAGGGGAGCAAACCCTTTACCTGGCCCGGCTTAAAGGCATGAGCGAAAAAGATGCCCGGCAGAAAATCAAATACTGGTTCGATAAATTTGAAATCAGTTCCTGGTGGAACAAACGGGTAGATGAACTCAGTAAAGGCATGCAGCAGAAAGTACAGTTCATTTCCACTATCCTGCATCAACCTTCCCTGCTCATTCTTGATGAACCTTTTTCCGGCCTCGATCCCATCAATGCCAATCTGATTAAGGAAGAAATATTCCGGCTCAGCCAGGAAGGTACCACCATCATCTTTTCTACCCACCGCATGGAACAGGTAGAAGAAATCTGCGATCATATCATGCTGGTGAACCAGGGACATAAAATACTGGACGGCAGCGTAAAAGAGATCCGGCAACGTTTCAAACAGGGATTATTTCGTATAGGCCTTGGCGTGACTCCCAATGCGGCTCAGATGGCTACTTATCATTTTACAATTGTACAGGTAGAAGAACAGGGCTATACCTTAAAAATCAATGAAGACAGCAATACAAACGACATACTGTTACATTTTATCCGCCAGGATATCCCCGTTACCTATTTTCAGGAAATACTGCCTTCTATCAACGAAGTATTCATCACCCAGGTTAAGCTAACGGAAAACGGCGCCCCGCAGGCACCCGTTGTACAGTTCACCTGA
- a CDS encoding NAD(P)/FAD-dependent oxidoreductase — protein sequence MIQQLSLKLLPADAASAAHITQQAAAELGIPAHNITGYHLLKRSIDARSRQAYFILTLQVFINEPFQERVHTAPVYPALPADAPHVIIAGAGPAGLFAALRLIEAGIRPVILERGKDVRARRRDLAALNKTGVVHPDSNYCFGEGGAGTYSDGKLYTRSNKRGDINRILNIFVHFGAEEKIMIDAHPHIGTNKLPHIITAMREQIIASGGEVHFEQKVTALNLHNNTITGVKTASGETFEGKHLILATGHSARDIFTMLHRQHILLEAKPFALGVRIEHPQELIDSAQYHCTTRGEYLPPASYSLVEQVEGRGVFSFCMCPGGIIAPAATDPGELVVNGWSPSKRNNPFANSGMVVTVDESDFAPFAKHGPLAAMYFQQAVEKKAYAAGGGNFVAPAQRMTDFVQKKISATLPECSYVPGLHSADLRTVLPATVHQRLAGAFKAFGRKMKGYYSENAVLVATESRTSSPVRIPRLNDTLEHPQVAGLYPCAEGAGYAGGIVSAAMDGERVAAAIAAKLR from the coding sequence ATGATACAACAATTATCACTCAAATTATTGCCGGCAGATGCCGCCTCTGCTGCACACATCACCCAACAGGCTGCTGCCGAACTGGGTATACCCGCTCACAACATCACAGGTTATCACCTGCTCAAACGCTCTATAGACGCACGTTCCAGGCAAGCATACTTTATACTTACCCTACAGGTATTTATCAACGAACCTTTCCAGGAAAGAGTACATACAGCACCGGTGTACCCTGCATTACCCGCGGATGCACCACATGTCATCATTGCCGGCGCCGGACCAGCCGGTCTGTTTGCTGCACTTCGGCTCATAGAAGCCGGCATCCGTCCTGTTATACTGGAACGGGGCAAAGATGTACGCGCCAGGCGCCGCGACCTCGCCGCCCTGAATAAAACAGGTGTGGTACACCCTGATTCCAACTATTGCTTTGGAGAAGGTGGTGCAGGTACCTATTCTGATGGTAAGCTCTACACCCGGTCCAATAAACGCGGAGATATTAACCGTATTCTCAACATATTTGTTCATTTCGGTGCGGAAGAAAAAATCATGATCGACGCACACCCGCATATCGGCACCAATAAATTGCCGCATATCATCACAGCAATGCGGGAACAAATCATCGCCAGCGGCGGTGAAGTGCATTTTGAACAAAAAGTAACAGCACTCAACCTACACAACAATACTATCACCGGCGTTAAAACCGCCAGCGGAGAAACTTTCGAAGGAAAACATCTCATCCTGGCCACAGGTCACTCTGCCCGTGATATATTTACCATGCTGCACCGGCAACACATTCTGCTGGAAGCCAAACCATTTGCACTGGGTGTGCGTATCGAACATCCGCAGGAACTGATCGACAGTGCCCAGTATCATTGCACCACCCGGGGCGAATACCTTCCGCCTGCCAGCTACAGCCTGGTGGAACAAGTGGAAGGCCGCGGCGTATTCTCTTTCTGTATGTGCCCTGGTGGCATCATTGCACCGGCAGCTACTGATCCCGGCGAACTGGTGGTCAACGGCTGGTCACCTTCCAAACGAAATAATCCCTTTGCCAATTCAGGTATGGTAGTAACGGTAGATGAATCAGACTTCGCACCATTTGCCAAACATGGCCCGCTGGCCGCGATGTACTTCCAGCAAGCGGTAGAAAAGAAAGCCTATGCAGCAGGTGGCGGCAACTTTGTGGCGCCTGCACAGCGGATGACTGACTTTGTACAGAAAAAAATCTCTGCCACACTCCCCGAATGCTCTTATGTACCCGGCCTTCACAGCGCAGATCTCCGCACGGTATTACCCGCTACGGTACATCAACGCCTCGCTGGTGCATTCAAAGCCTTTGGTCGTAAAATGAAAGGATACTATTCCGAAAATGCCGTACTGGTAGCCACAGAATCCCGTACCTCTTCACCGGTACGCATTCCCCGCCTCAACGATACCCTGGAACATCCGCAGGTAGCCGGCCTGTACCCCTGTGCAGAAGGCGCCGGATATGCCGGTGGTATTGTATCTGCGGCGATGGATGGAGAACGCGTGGCGGCTGCGATTGCGGCTAAACTCCGGTAA